A genomic window from Pseudonocardia broussonetiae includes:
- a CDS encoding ABC1 kinase family protein encodes MGDDGIPQRGMARSARLAMLPLGFAGRAVAGWGRSLAGADADEVAAGTAARNAEQLFAVLGKLKGGAMKLGQALSVYDAMVPPEFADAYHEALGRLQTAGPPMPAREAHRVLAEQLGSGWRGRFSSFDDEPVASASLGQVHRAVWHDGRAVAVKVQYPGADVALDADLRQLQRFAGLFGTLLPGLDARALIHELRERMLEEVDYRAEADHQRAFAAAFADGPDLHVPSVVASAPKVLVSEWLDGVPLGRVIGTPAVDDDEQAVRDAHAATIVDTMFASPAEIGLLHADPHPGNFLVLDDGRLGMIDFGAVARLPDGIPPVLVRILRLAADGESLNDLLVEEGFLAPDAPDADVLRWVGALADPLREPEFHFTRAWMSRQGARVANPTNRAFQGTGRALNLPPEHVLVLRVLSGWMAVLAQWDCTVGVRGIVERRVPGFC; translated from the coding sequence ATGGGAGACGACGGGATCCCCCAGCGCGGGATGGCGCGGTCGGCGCGGCTCGCGATGCTCCCGCTCGGTTTCGCCGGGCGGGCCGTGGCCGGCTGGGGCCGGTCGCTCGCCGGGGCCGACGCCGACGAGGTGGCCGCCGGCACCGCCGCGCGCAACGCGGAGCAGCTGTTCGCGGTGCTGGGCAAGCTCAAGGGCGGGGCGATGAAGCTCGGCCAGGCGCTCAGCGTCTACGACGCGATGGTGCCGCCGGAGTTCGCCGACGCCTACCACGAGGCGCTGGGCCGGCTGCAGACCGCGGGCCCGCCGATGCCGGCCCGCGAGGCGCACCGCGTGCTCGCCGAGCAGCTCGGCTCCGGCTGGCGCGGGCGCTTCTCCTCCTTCGACGACGAGCCGGTCGCGTCGGCGAGCCTGGGGCAGGTGCACCGGGCGGTCTGGCACGACGGGCGGGCCGTCGCCGTGAAGGTGCAGTACCCGGGCGCCGACGTCGCGCTCGACGCCGACCTGCGCCAGCTCCAGCGCTTCGCCGGGCTCTTCGGCACCCTGCTCCCCGGCCTCGACGCCCGCGCGCTGATCCACGAGCTGCGCGAGCGGATGCTGGAGGAGGTCGACTACCGCGCCGAGGCCGACCACCAGCGCGCCTTCGCCGCGGCGTTCGCCGACGGGCCCGACCTGCACGTGCCGTCGGTCGTGGCGTCGGCGCCGAAGGTGCTCGTGTCGGAGTGGCTCGACGGCGTGCCGCTGGGCCGGGTCATCGGCACCCCGGCCGTCGACGACGACGAGCAGGCCGTCCGCGACGCCCACGCCGCCACGATCGTCGACACGATGTTCGCCTCGCCCGCGGAGATCGGCCTGCTGCACGCCGACCCGCACCCCGGCAACTTCCTCGTCCTCGACGACGGACGCCTCGGGATGATCGACTTCGGGGCGGTCGCGCGGCTGCCGGACGGCATCCCGCCCGTGCTGGTGCGGATCCTGCGGCTCGCCGCGGACGGGGAGTCGCTCAACGACCTCCTCGTGGAGGAGGGCTTCCTCGCCCCGGACGCCCCCGACGCCGACGTCCTGCGCTGGGTGGGGGCGCTCGCCGACCCGTTGCGGGAGCCGGAGTTCCACTTCACGCGGGCGTGGATGTCGCGGCAGGGGGCGCGGGTGGCGAACCCGACGAACCGCGCGTTCCAGGGGACGGGGCGGGCGCTGAACCTGCCTCCGGAGCACGTGCTCGTGCTCCGCGTGCTGTCGGGGTGGATGGCGGTACTCGCGCAGTGGGACTGCACCGTGGGGGTGCGGGGGATCGTGGAGCGGCGGGTGCCCGGGTTCTGCTGA
- the couO gene encoding 4-hydroxyphenyl-beta-ketoacyl-CoA hydrolase, translating into MDLSTIDAIDVHVHVEQDGHGCLSLDQELIDASAAYFRADADRTPTVETIAAHYRERRMAAVVFTVDATSATGHPALSSEEIADAAAAHPDVLIPFGSVDPHGGKAAVRRIRSLVEQHAVRGFKFHPSLQGFAPNDPAFYPLYEAITEAGVPALFHTGQTGIGAGLPGGRGIKLRLSDPMLIDDVAADFPELTVVLAHPSVPWQDSAISMATHKANVFIDLSGWSPKYFPPQLVRAANSMLRHKVLFGSDFPVLTPDRWIADFAKLEIKEEVRPLIMKENAVRVLGLGTPSPP; encoded by the coding sequence ATGGACCTGTCGACGATCGACGCCATCGACGTGCACGTCCACGTCGAGCAGGACGGCCACGGCTGCCTGTCGCTCGACCAGGAGCTGATCGACGCGTCGGCCGCCTACTTCCGCGCCGACGCCGACCGCACGCCGACCGTGGAGACGATCGCCGCGCACTACCGCGAGCGCCGCATGGCCGCCGTCGTGTTCACCGTCGACGCGACCTCGGCCACCGGGCACCCGGCGCTGTCGAGCGAGGAGATCGCCGACGCCGCCGCCGCGCACCCCGACGTGCTGATCCCGTTCGGCTCGGTCGACCCGCACGGCGGGAAGGCGGCGGTGCGCCGGATCCGCTCGCTGGTGGAGCAGCACGCGGTCCGCGGGTTCAAGTTCCACCCGAGCCTGCAGGGCTTCGCGCCCAACGACCCGGCGTTCTACCCGCTCTACGAGGCGATCACCGAGGCCGGCGTGCCCGCGCTGTTCCACACCGGCCAGACGGGCATCGGCGCCGGGCTGCCGGGCGGGCGCGGCATCAAGCTGCGGCTGTCGGACCCGATGCTGATCGACGACGTGGCCGCCGACTTCCCCGAGCTCACCGTCGTCCTCGCGCACCCCTCGGTGCCGTGGCAGGACTCCGCGATCTCGATGGCCACGCACAAGGCCAACGTCTTCATCGACCTCTCCGGCTGGTCGCCGAAGTACTTCCCGCCCCAGCTCGTGCGGGCGGCGAACTCGATGCTGCGGCACAAGGTGCTGTTCGGCTCCGACTTCCCCGTCCTGACCCCGGACCGCTGGATCGCCGACTTCGCCAAGCTGGAGATCAAGGAGGAGGTCCGGCCGCTGATCATGAAGGAGAACGCGGTGCGGGTGCTGGGGCTCGGGACTCCGTCGCCGCCGTAA
- a CDS encoding 3-hydroxyacyl-CoA dehydrogenase NAD-binding domain-containing protein encodes MRVAVVGTGAIGVSWAAHFLAHGLDVVATDPAPGAEERLRAGVAEIGADAARLSFTTDAGEAAAAADFVQENAPEREDVKHALFAVLDAAARPDVVLASSSSGMLPTAIATACTAHPERVVVGHPFHPPHLVPLVEVVPGERTSEAAVDAAMAFYTGVGKKPIRLRQELPGHIANRLQAALWREAYSLVDRGVASVADIDAAISHGPGLRWAVLGPFANQHLSGGPGGIAHVLEHLGPPTEAWWRDLGHPTMTPELERKIVEGVDEELAGVDPAALARYRDTVVRAVLAAKERTP; translated from the coding sequence ATGAGGGTCGCGGTCGTCGGCACGGGCGCGATCGGCGTCAGCTGGGCGGCGCACTTCCTCGCGCACGGCCTCGACGTCGTCGCCACGGACCCGGCGCCGGGGGCGGAGGAGCGGCTGCGGGCGGGCGTGGCCGAGATCGGTGCGGACGCGGCCCGGCTGTCCTTCACGACCGACGCCGGGGAGGCCGCCGCGGCCGCCGACTTCGTGCAGGAGAACGCGCCCGAGCGCGAGGACGTCAAGCACGCGCTGTTCGCCGTCCTCGACGCCGCCGCCCGTCCGGACGTCGTGCTGGCCAGCAGCTCGTCGGGCATGCTGCCGACGGCGATCGCGACGGCCTGCACGGCGCACCCGGAGCGCGTCGTCGTCGGGCACCCGTTCCACCCGCCGCACCTCGTGCCGCTGGTGGAGGTCGTGCCGGGGGAGCGGACGTCGGAGGCCGCCGTCGACGCGGCGATGGCGTTCTACACCGGCGTCGGCAAGAAGCCGATCCGGCTGCGCCAGGAGCTGCCCGGCCACATCGCCAACCGGTTGCAGGCGGCGCTGTGGCGCGAGGCGTACTCGCTGGTCGACCGCGGCGTGGCCTCGGTCGCCGACATCGACGCCGCGATCTCGCACGGGCCGGGGCTGCGCTGGGCGGTGCTCGGGCCGTTCGCCAACCAGCACCTCTCCGGCGGTCCGGGTGGCATCGCGCACGTGCTGGAGCACCTCGGTCCGCCGACCGAGGCGTGGTGGCGCGACCTCGGCCACCCCACGATGACCCCCGAGCTCGAACGGAAGATCGTCGAGGGGGTGGACGAGGAGCTGGCCGGCGTCGACCCCGCCGCGCTCGCCCGCTACCGCGACACCGTCGTCCGCGCGGTGCTCGCGGCCAAGGAGAGGACCCCGTGA
- a CDS encoding acetoacetate--CoA ligase encodes MPQHSYPLTGGVSRIGAFADWVREHRGVPADDYAALHRWSVTDLEGFWSAVVEFFDVDLTTPPRAVLGRREMPGAEWFPGAELNYAAHALRGAGTADGDVAVVAHSQTRDVVELTWAQLRDQVARARAGLLRLGVGRGDTVVAYLPNIPETLVAFLAAASLGAVWASCAPEFGARSVVDRFAQVEPSVLLAAPGYTYGDKPVDRRDEVAALRAGLPTLRHVVAVPYGAGELPDAVAWDELLAEPAEPAYDPVPFDHPLYVLFSSGTTGKPKAIVHGHGGITVEHLKNHALSWDLGPGDRILWFSTTAWMMWNALVSGLLCGASVVLVDGNPVHPDVGWQWRLARDTGATLMGASPGFLMACRAQGYAPPPLPRLRQLGAAGSPLPPEGYAWVAEHLGDGVLLNVGSGGTDVCTGIVQGSPWQPVVTGEIAGPALGVAAAAFDADGKPVVGELGELVITEPMPSMPVGFWGDLPPTEPDSRYRASYFDVYPGVWRHGDWVRFSDSGSCVIAGRSDATLNRGGVRLGTAEFYAVVEELPEVADSLVVHLEDPAGGNGELLLFVQLVDGAGLDDALRARIARELRTALSPRHVPDRVAAVPVVPRNRTGKKLELPVKRILLGAPVDDTARGVLADPTALDGFEALR; translated from the coding sequence GTGCCCCAGCACTCGTATCCACTCACGGGTGGCGTCAGCCGCATCGGGGCGTTCGCCGACTGGGTCCGTGAGCACCGCGGCGTCCCCGCCGACGACTACGCCGCCCTGCACCGCTGGTCGGTCACCGACCTGGAGGGGTTCTGGAGCGCCGTCGTCGAGTTCTTCGACGTCGACCTCACCACGCCGCCGCGGGCCGTGCTCGGGCGCCGCGAGATGCCGGGCGCGGAGTGGTTCCCGGGCGCCGAGCTCAACTACGCCGCGCACGCGCTGCGCGGGGCCGGCACGGCCGACGGGGACGTCGCCGTCGTCGCGCACTCGCAGACCCGCGACGTCGTCGAGCTGACGTGGGCGCAGCTGCGCGACCAGGTCGCGCGGGCCCGCGCGGGGCTGCTCCGCCTGGGCGTCGGCCGCGGCGACACCGTCGTCGCCTACCTCCCCAACATCCCCGAGACCCTCGTCGCGTTCCTCGCCGCCGCGAGCCTCGGCGCGGTCTGGGCGAGCTGCGCGCCGGAGTTCGGGGCGCGCAGCGTGGTCGACCGGTTCGCGCAGGTCGAGCCGTCGGTGCTGCTCGCCGCGCCCGGCTACACCTACGGCGACAAGCCCGTCGACCGCCGCGACGAGGTGGCCGCACTGCGCGCCGGACTGCCGACGCTGCGCCACGTCGTCGCCGTGCCCTACGGCGCCGGGGAGCTGCCGGACGCCGTCGCCTGGGACGAGCTGCTCGCGGAGCCCGCTGAGCCCGCCTACGACCCGGTGCCCTTCGACCACCCCCTCTACGTCCTGTTCTCCTCGGGCACCACGGGGAAGCCGAAGGCGATCGTGCACGGGCACGGCGGCATCACCGTCGAGCACCTGAAGAACCACGCACTGAGCTGGGACCTCGGCCCCGGCGACCGCATCCTCTGGTTCTCCACGACCGCCTGGATGATGTGGAACGCACTGGTCTCGGGCCTGCTCTGCGGGGCGTCGGTGGTGCTGGTCGACGGCAACCCGGTGCACCCCGACGTCGGCTGGCAGTGGCGCCTGGCCCGCGACACCGGCGCCACGCTGATGGGCGCGTCGCCCGGGTTCCTCATGGCCTGCCGCGCGCAGGGCTACGCGCCGCCCCCGCTGCCGCGGCTGCGCCAGCTCGGCGCGGCCGGCAGCCCGCTGCCCCCGGAGGGGTACGCGTGGGTGGCCGAGCACCTGGGCGACGGTGTGCTGCTCAACGTGGGCAGCGGCGGCACCGACGTGTGCACCGGGATCGTGCAGGGCAGCCCCTGGCAACCGGTCGTGACGGGCGAGATCGCGGGGCCGGCTCTGGGCGTCGCGGCCGCGGCGTTCGACGCCGACGGGAAGCCCGTCGTCGGGGAGCTGGGGGAGCTGGTGATCACCGAGCCGATGCCGTCGATGCCGGTGGGGTTCTGGGGCGACCTCCCGCCGACCGAGCCGGACTCGCGCTACCGGGCGTCGTACTTCGACGTCTACCCCGGCGTCTGGCGCCACGGCGACTGGGTGCGGTTCTCCGACTCCGGGAGCTGCGTCATCGCCGGGCGCTCCGACGCCACCCTCAACCGCGGCGGCGTGCGGCTGGGCACCGCGGAGTTCTACGCCGTGGTGGAGGAGCTCCCCGAGGTCGCCGACAGCCTCGTCGTGCACCTGGAGGACCCGGCGGGCGGCAACGGGGAGCTGCTGCTGTTCGTCCAGCTCGTCGACGGAGCCGGGCTCGACGACGCCCTGCGCGCCCGGATCGCCCGCGAGCTGCGCACGGCGCTGAGCCCGCGGCACGTGCCCGACCGGGTCGCCGCCGTGCCGGTGGTGCCGCGCAACCGCACGGGCAAGAAGCTGGAGCTGCCGGTGAAGCGGATCCTGCTCGGCGCGCCCGTCGACGACACCGCGCGCGGGGTCCTCGCCGACCCGACGGCGCTCGACGGGTTCGAGGCCCTGCGATGA
- a CDS encoding crotonase/enoyl-CoA hydratase family protein: MTLPDSVQVEDHGEVAVVRLARAAKRNALDDATVLGLEAVFADPPAGVRAVVLDAEGDHFSAGLDLGELAERDAFEGLQHSRMWHRVFDRIERGTVPVVAVLKGAVVGGGLELACAAHIRVAEPSAFYALPEGQRGLFVGGGASVRVPKLVGVHRMADMMLTGRVLDADEGQALGLSQYRVDAGQGLPHALELAKKIAGNSPVTNFAVLQALPRIAEADPDQGYLMESLMAAVASSSGEAQERMREFLAGRGPKVQR, translated from the coding sequence ATGACCCTGCCCGACTCGGTGCAGGTCGAGGACCACGGCGAGGTCGCGGTGGTGCGGCTCGCCCGCGCGGCCAAGCGCAACGCCCTCGACGACGCCACGGTGCTCGGCCTGGAGGCGGTGTTCGCCGACCCGCCCGCGGGCGTGCGCGCCGTCGTCCTCGATGCGGAGGGCGACCACTTCTCCGCGGGGCTCGACCTCGGCGAGCTCGCCGAGCGCGACGCCTTCGAGGGGCTGCAGCACTCCCGCATGTGGCACCGCGTGTTCGACCGGATCGAGCGCGGCACCGTCCCGGTCGTGGCCGTGCTCAAGGGCGCGGTCGTCGGCGGCGGGCTGGAGCTGGCGTGCGCCGCGCACATCCGCGTGGCCGAGCCGAGCGCGTTCTACGCCCTGCCGGAGGGACAGCGCGGGCTGTTCGTCGGGGGCGGGGCGTCGGTGCGGGTGCCGAAGCTGGTGGGGGTGCACCGGATGGCCGACATGATGCTCACCGGCCGCGTCCTGGACGCCGACGAGGGCCAGGCGCTGGGGCTGTCGCAGTACCGGGTCGACGCCGGGCAGGGCCTGCCGCACGCGCTGGAGCTGGCGAAGAAGATCGCGGGCAACTCGCCCGTCACGAACTTCGCGGTGCTGCAGGCCCTGCCGCGGATCGCGGAGGCCGACCCCGACCAGGGGTACCTGATGGAGTCGCTGATGGCGGCGGTGGCGTCGAGCAGCGGGGAGGCGCAGGAGCGGATGAGGGAGTTCCTGGCGGGGCGCGGGCCGAAGGTGCAGCGGTGA
- a CDS encoding AMP-binding protein, translating to MHPPDGLGSWPARRARIDASRTALVRPDGTGVGYGELAARVDRLAGALAAAGVGPGDRVAQLGVNAVEVLETFFAVWRLGAVAVPLNHRLAGPEIAYMLDDVGASFLVSSPDAAALAAEFTGPRLEVGPQYEEAVAGGEGAAHPVGLDDAALVLYTSGTTGRPKGAVLTHGNLTWNTVNQLAHVDVASTDRVLCIAPLFHCVGIGQITLPTLFKGGSVEPVAKVDPGAILARIGAAGITGFSAVPTMLQMMCDHPGFAAADLSSLRVVQYGGSPVPERVARAWLDRGVTLQQGYGMTEASPGVLMATREGSPAHPVAVGVPHFFTDVAMVRDGEVAPLHAGPAELLVRGPHVFAGYHGRPADTADAMLDGWFRTGDVLTVAEDGWATVVDRVKDVIISGGENVYPAEVEAVLLGVDGVVGAAVVGVPDERWGETGVGFVQAAPGAVLDVDALRAHLAAHLARYKVPKRLVVVDELPRNATGKIRRTELRARAEEMP from the coding sequence GTGCACCCCCCTGACGGACTCGGCAGCTGGCCCGCGCGGCGGGCCCGGATCGACGCCTCCCGCACGGCGCTCGTGCGCCCCGACGGCACCGGCGTGGGCTACGGCGAGCTGGCCGCCCGCGTCGACCGGCTCGCCGGGGCGCTGGCCGCCGCGGGCGTCGGGCCGGGCGACCGCGTCGCGCAGCTCGGCGTCAACGCCGTCGAGGTGCTGGAGACGTTCTTCGCGGTGTGGCGCCTGGGCGCGGTCGCCGTGCCGCTCAACCACCGGCTCGCCGGGCCCGAGATCGCCTACATGCTCGACGACGTGGGCGCCTCGTTCCTCGTGTCCAGCCCCGACGCCGCGGCGCTCGCCGCCGAGTTCACCGGGCCCCGGCTGGAGGTCGGGCCCCAGTACGAGGAGGCCGTCGCGGGCGGGGAGGGGGCGGCGCACCCCGTCGGGCTCGACGACGCCGCGCTCGTCCTCTACACCTCCGGCACCACCGGGCGTCCCAAGGGCGCGGTGCTCACCCACGGCAACCTGACCTGGAACACGGTCAACCAGCTCGCGCACGTCGACGTCGCGAGCACCGACCGCGTGCTGTGCATCGCCCCGCTGTTCCACTGCGTGGGGATCGGGCAGATCACGCTGCCGACGCTGTTCAAGGGCGGGTCGGTGGAGCCGGTCGCGAAGGTCGACCCGGGGGCGATCCTGGCCCGGATCGGCGCCGCGGGGATCACCGGCTTCTCCGCCGTGCCGACGATGCTGCAGATGATGTGCGACCACCCCGGCTTCGCCGCCGCCGACCTCTCCTCGCTGCGCGTCGTGCAGTACGGCGGGTCGCCGGTGCCCGAGCGGGTGGCGCGCGCGTGGCTCGACCGCGGCGTCACGCTGCAGCAGGGCTACGGCATGACCGAGGCGTCGCCGGGGGTGCTGATGGCCACCCGCGAGGGCTCGCCCGCGCACCCGGTCGCGGTGGGCGTGCCGCACTTCTTCACCGACGTGGCGATGGTGCGCGACGGGGAGGTGGCGCCGCTGCACGCCGGTCCGGCCGAGCTCCTGGTGCGCGGGCCGCACGTGTTCGCGGGCTACCACGGCCGTCCCGCCGACACCGCCGACGCGATGCTGGACGGCTGGTTCCGCACCGGCGACGTCCTGACCGTCGCCGAGGACGGGTGGGCCACGGTCGTCGACCGGGTGAAGGACGTGATCATCTCCGGCGGCGAGAACGTGTACCCGGCCGAGGTCGAGGCCGTGCTGCTCGGCGTCGACGGGGTGGTGGGCGCGGCCGTCGTCGGGGTGCCCGACGAGCGGTGGGGCGAGACGGGCGTCGGGTTCGTGCAGGCGGCGCCGGGCGCGGTGCTCGACGTCGACGCCCTGCGCGCGCACCTCGCGGCGCACCTGGCGAGGTACAAGGTGCCCAAGCGGCTGGTCGTCGTCGACGAGCTGCCGCGCAACGCCACCGGCAAGATCCGCCGCACCGAGCTGCGGGCGCGAGCGGAGGAGATGCCATGA